From Rutidosis leptorrhynchoides isolate AG116_Rl617_1_P2 chromosome 3, CSIRO_AGI_Rlap_v1, whole genome shotgun sequence, a single genomic window includes:
- the LOC139896986 gene encoding F-box/FBD/LRR-repeat protein At1g13570-like has protein sequence MMEQAPRIHKASELASEDIISRMPDDVISNFLDRMPIQYAVRTCILSRNWRFKWTLISQVVFDKKFYKYLRGLGRNDWYDENNISRILLHLKGSITKFEIYIPKNKVLDFNSINHWVMFLSRKGIREFKLTNMNHWVPLTLSSNLFSCVKLERLTLYNCSLTSATTLCGFPYLLHLELDEVVFVNDNLGEIISQCPLLEFLEVSYRNPIGKLKMVNIAKLKNLKCLFIPLCMFDSTTLTSSFVFHLLSHFPKLEEHSLDFYNCEFIRESGGVGNWVRTSLRCLRTLTLHLIEFSSDIMLSFAYEMIWGSPELQNLYISATYDDDDVPPPAFCSSVLKHISMGQLQLQLQSVTFRFLKGSENDICLIKNLLAYSPFLKKIDIDADSDWFFGGENGKLMFAKKLLELHRASSAAKVMIHWY, from the exons ATGATGGAACAAGCTCCCAGGATACACAAGGCATCCGAATTAGCATCTGAAGATATTATTAGCAGAATGCCTGATGATGTGATATCTAATTTTCTGGATCGTATGCCAATACAATATGCGGTCAGGACTTGTATCTTGTCAAGAAACTGGAGGTTCAAATGGACATTAATCAGCCAAGTCGTATTTGACAAGAAGTTCTATAAGTATTTGCGAGGACTAGGACGTAATGATTGGTATGATGAGAATAATATAAGTAGAATTCTTCTTCATCTTAAAGGTTCCATTacgaagtttgaaatctatataccAAAGAACAAGGTATTGGATTTTAACAGTATTAATCATTGGGTAATGTTTTTATCTAGAAAGGGAATCAGAGAGTTTAAACTCACTAATATGAATCATTGGGTACCTCTTACACTGTCTTCCAATCTTTTCTCTTGTGTGAAATTGGAACGCTTGACGCTTTATAACTGTTCTCTTACTTCCGCAACCACTTTGTGTGGTTTCCCATATCTTTTGCACTTGGAATTGGATGAGGTAGTATTTGTGAATGATAATCTTGGAGAAATTATCTCACAATGTCCATTACTTGAGTTTTTGGAAGTTAGCTATCGGAATCCTATCGGGAAATTAAAAATGGTTAATATAGCCAAACTTAAAAATCTCAAATGTCTATTCATCCCATTGTGTATGTTTGACTCTACTACGCTCACAAGTTCCTTTGTCTTTCACCTTTTGAGTCATTTCCCAAAACTTGAAGAGCATTCTTTGGATTTTTATAACTGCGAG TTCATACGAGAATCAGGTGGTGTTGGAAACTGGGTTCGTACCTCCCTTAGATGCCTAAGGACTCTGACATTACACTTAATAGAATTTAGCAGTGATATTATGTTATCGTTTGCCTATGAAATGATATGGGGTTCACCAGAACTGCAGAACCTTTATATCTCA GCTACATATGATGACGACGACGTCCCACCGCCTGCATTTTGTTCTTCAGTGTTGAAACACATCTCAATGGGACAGCTGCAGCTGCAGCTGCAGAGTGTGACGTTTAGATTTTTAAAAGGTTCAGAGAATGATATATGTTTGATAAAGAATCTACTTGCTTATTCACCCTTTCTAAAGAAGATTGATATAGATGCCGATTCAGATTGGTTTTTTGGTGGTGAGAATGGAAAGTTGATGTTTGCTAAAAAGCTGCTTGAACTCCATCGAGCCTCCTCCGCAGCAAAAGTGATGATCCACTGGTATTAG